One Pectinophora gossypiella chromosome 9, ilPecGoss1.1, whole genome shotgun sequence genomic region harbors:
- the LOC126369337 gene encoding mannosyl-oligosaccharide alpha-1,2-mannosidase IA isoform X2 yields the protein MRAYIRFIFAAVTFTLTMFLLVYMADMGRVALVGSRRLPRDTLAPMKRAQTLDAAYEKRNATFQKRLHTVRMMRHAWNNYKLYAWGKNELKPMSKRAHLSGVFGGGDLGATIVDGLDTLYLMGLMDEFREGRDWVAQHLNINDVDSELSVFETTIRFVGGLLSCYSLTGDSVFKDKAAEVADALLPAFETPTGLPYALINPSTKASRQYHWAGPNSILSELGTLHMEFTYLSDVTGRDVYKKKVDRIRETLRTIEKPGDLYPNFINPRTGQWGQRHMSLGGLGDSFYEYLLKSWLVSGQADEAARVMFDTAMQAALDKMLRVSPSGLSYLAELKYGRIFEEKMDHLSCFAGGMFALASTTLENTLSDRYMDVAKKLTHTCHESYARSDTKLGPEAFRFSGAVEARAQKSNEKVYLLRPETFESYFILWRLTKDEKYRDWGWEAVEALEKHCRVDGGYTGLLNVYHQTPQGDDVQQSFFLAETLKYLYLLFSDDTLLPLEEWVFNTEAHPFPVKGKNPLYRGVEATDVEREDNQL from the exons ATGCGTGCGTACATCCGCTTCATCTTCGCTGCAGTAACGTTCACATTGACGATGTTTCTGCTGGTCTACATGGCAGACATGGGTCGAGTGGCCCTGGTGGGATCCCGAAGGTTACCCAGGGATACCTTGGCCCCCATGAAAAGGGCGCAGACCCTCGATGCCGCTTATGAGAAGAGAAACGCCACGTTCCAAAAACGACTTCACACTGTTCGG ATGATGCGTCATGCATGGAACAACTACAAGCTGTACGCGTGGGGCAAGAACGAGTTAAAGCCCATGTCGAAGAGGGCCCACCTGTCGGGAGTGTTCGGCGGGGGGGACCTGGGCGCCACCATCGTGGACGGCCTCGACACCCTCTACCTCATGGGGCTCATGGACGAGTTCCGGGAGGGCCGCGACTGGGTCGCGCAGCATCTCAATATTAACGATGTT GACTCAGAGCTGTCAGTATTCGAAACAACAATCCGCTTCGTGGGTGGACTGCTCTCCTGCTACTCGCTCACCGGAGACAGCGTGTTCAAGGACAAGGCGGCCGAGGTGGCCGACGCTCTGCTGCCCGCCTTCGAGACTCCCACGGGCTTGCCATACGCGCTTATCAACCCTTCCACCAAG GCAAGCAGACAGTACCACTGGGCGGGTCCAAACAGCATACTGTCGGAGCTAGGCACCCTGCACATGGAGTTCACATACCTCAGTGACGTCACGGGACGTGACG TTTACAAGAAGAAAGTGGACCGGATTCGCGAGACGTTACGCACGATCGAGAAACCTGGCGACTTGTACCCGAACTTCATCAACCCGCGGACGGGACAGTGGGGCCAGA GACATATGTCCCTCGGCGGGTTAGGCGATTCGTTCTACGAGTACCTGCTCAAGTCGTGGCTCGTATCGGGGCAGGCAGACGAGGCGGCACGCGTTATGTTCGACACGGCCATGCAGGCTGCCTTGGACAAGATGCTACGGGTGTCACCCTCAGGGCTCTCGTACCTCGCTGAGCTGAAGTATGGACGGATATTCGAGGAGAAGATGGACCATTTGTCGTGCTTTGCTG GGGGTATGTTCGCACTGGCGTCAACGACTCTTGAGAACACCCTATCAGATCGGTACATGGACGTGGCCAAGAAGCTGACGCACACCTGCCATGAGAGCTACGCCCGCTCAGACACCAAACTCGGACCTGAAGCCTTCAG GTTCTCGGGCGCGGTGGAGGCGCGTGCGCAGAAGAGCAACGAGAAGGTGTACCTGCTGCGACCGGAGACGTTCGAGAGCTACTTTATCCTGTGGAGGCTAACCAAGGACGAGAAGTACCGCGACTGGGGCTGGGAGGCTGTCGAG GCGCTAGAGAAGCACTGTCGCGTGGACGGCGGGTACACGGGGCTCCTGAACGTATACCACCAGACCCCGCAGGGAGACGACGTGCAGCAGAGCTTCTTCCTCGCAGAGACGCTCAAG TATCTATACCTCCTGTTTTCGGACGACACTCTCCTACCTCTCGAAGAGTGGGTGTTCAACACAGAGGCACATCCTTTCCCTGTCAAAGGCAAGAACCCGCTGTATCGCGGCGTAGAAGCAACGGACGTAGAGAGAGAAGACAACCAGCTGTAG
- the LOC126369330 gene encoding uncharacterized protein LOC126369330 isoform X2: protein MAYVGLLPIFDYKTCEWALFKGRLTQYLKVNNVNEENKCAILITHLSDDSYRLVRNLAYPDSVDEYTYKKLVLLLDNHFKPKKCTYADRAKFYGASRHPGENLGDWAARLRGLASYCEFGSALDTVLTDRFILGLGPGPERDKLFEQGPSILKIGQALEMAEQAASAREAKTMVLPKLDYKEEPIYRASMGTGGGRGLSAGQAGGGTHAPLRDQRTATGEGSRCAVCGLKNHSSKNCRYKNYKCQNCGVKGHLKKVCGNKNSRVNNITCDEQSESENEVLCCQECQNFNLRYVTNKPLELNLVLGKRDITMELDSGSGTSVISEQMYRELFSDYKLQYCNIRMCLYNGHKISPEGYFNIEATFNKQSKRLKIFVVKNGGPPLLGRDFMSAFNLVLTTKINSISDVHDTIDTLLEQYSELWSDELGTFNSFKIKLQLKEDAYPKFYKPRNVPFALKDKVTAELDRLVGLGILVPVNHSDYATPIVPVLKENGKGAYVRGVALGTFWHR, encoded by the exons ATGGCTTATGTCGGATTATTGCCTATTTTCGATTATAAAACATGTGAATGGGCGTTGTTTAAAGGCCGTTTAACGCAGTATTTAAAAGTGAATAACGTGAATGAAGAAAATAAGTGCGCGATCTTGATAACACACTTGTCCGATGACTCGTATAGGTTGGTGCGTAACCTTGCCTACCCAGATTCTGTGGAtgaatatacttataaaaagcTAGTCTTATTACTCGACAATCACTTCAAGCCCAAGAAGTGTACGTACGCGGATAGGGCGAAATTCTATGGAGCATCTAGGCATCCAGGCGAAAATCTAGGAGACTGGGCGGCACGACTTCGTGGTCTAGCAAGCTACTGCGAATTTGGATCTGCTCTGGATACGGTTTTGACCGATCGATTCATCCTCGGCTTGGGGCCAGGTCCCGAACGTGACAAGCTCTTTGAGCAAGGTCCTTCCATTCTCAAGATTGGGCAGGCATTAGAGATGGCAGAGCAGGCCGCCAGCGCGAGGGAGGCGAAGACGATGGTACTACCTAAGTTGGATTACAAAGAGGAGCCCATCTATCGAGCGTCGATGGGAACTGGTGGTGGGCGCGGCCTGAGCGCAGGCCAGGCGGGCGGCGGAACACACGCGCCACTTCGCGACCAGCGCACCGCTACTGGGGAGGGCTCACGATGTGCCGTATGCGGTTTGAAGAACCACTCGTCCAAGAATTGCCGATACAAAAACTATAAATGTCAAAATTGTGGTGTAAAGGGCCACTTAAAAAAGGTTTGCGGAAACAAAAATTCACGCGTTAATAACATAACGTGTGATGAACAAAGTGAAAGTGAGAATGAGGTTTTGTGTTGCCAggaatgtcaaaatttcaatttAAGGTACGTTACGAATAAACCTTTAGAACTTAATCTTGTACTGGGAAAACGTGATATTACGATGGAGTTAGACTCGGGGTCGGGTACGTCAGTAATTTCAGAGCAGATGTATAGGGAATTATTTTCAGACTATAAGTTACAGTATTGTAACATTAGGATGTGTTTGTACAACGGACATAAAATCTCTCCGGAAGGGTATTTTAATATTGAGGCCACATTTAACAAGCAAAGTAAGAGGTTAAAAATCTTCGTCGTTAAAAATGGAGGCCCACCACTTCTTGGCCGCGATTTTATGTCCGCGTTTAATTTGGTCTtaacaactaaaataaatagCATAAGTGATGTACATGATACTATAGATACATTATTGGAACAATATTCTGAATTGTGGTCTGACGAACTTGGCacatttaatagttttaaaattaaattacagttAAAAGAGGATGCTTATCCAAAGTTTTACAAGCCACGTAATGTACCTTTTGCTTTAAAAGATAAAGTGACAGCGGAATTGGATAGACTGGTAGGATTAGGTATATTGGTCCCAGTTAATCACTCTGATTATGCAACACCGATAGTTCCAGTTCTCAAAGAAAATGGGAAG GGAGCGTATGTTAGAGGAGTTGCACTCGGCACATTTTGGCATCGTTAA
- the LOC126369330 gene encoding uncharacterized protein K02A2.6-like isoform X1, which translates to MAYVGLLPIFDYKTCEWALFKGRLTQYLKVNNVNEENKCAILITHLSDDSYRLVRNLAYPDSVDEYTYKKLVLLLDNHFKPKKCTYADRAKFYGASRHPGENLGDWAARLRGLASYCEFGSALDTVLTDRFILGLGPGPERDKLFEQGPSILKIGQALEMAEQAASAREAKTMVLPKLDYKEEPIYRASMGTGGGRGLSAGQAGGGTHAPLRDQRTATGEGSRCAVCGLKNHSSKNCRYKNYKCQNCGVKGHLKKVCGNKNSRVNNITCDEQSESENEVLCCQECQNFNLRYVTNKPLELNLVLGKRDITMELDSGSGTSVISEQMYRELFSDYKLQYCNIRMCLYNGHKISPEGYFNIEATFNKQSKRLKIFVVKNGGPPLLGRDFMSAFNLVLTTKINSISDVHDTIDTLLEQYSELWSDELGTFNSFKIKLQLKEDAYPKFYKPRNVPFALKDKVTAELDRLVGLGILVPVNHSDYATPIVPVLKENGKVRIAGDYSITLNKDLVIDKYPLPRIEEVFAKLGGGKYFTKIDLKNAYNQFVLDDSSQDLTTINTMKGLFKYTRLVYGLANAPAIFQKSMETILAGLEGVSCWLDDICITGPDDVTHMSRLREVLRRLSGAGLRLRKEKCEFFKKSVTYLGYVIDEAGLHTCPDKVRAIIDAPEPTNVTEIKRFVGVVNYYRNFIPNASVIMSPLYDLLRADVNWEWGERQRSAVAAVKRELSSERVLTHFTPGAQLVLEVDAGPAGLGAVLSQQAPDGILRPLAFASRSLTASERNYSQIHKEATAVIFGVKRFHQYLFGVQTPFILKTDHRPLLTIFGKKNGISVTAALRLQRYAIILSAYNYTVQYITSKNNVIADYFSRAPLPSMDNESERDSGHSFLFLDANIKPVSYDDIKQATASDKVLCTVIKYMSHGWPRKISCASIKSYYHCKLDLEFHEGCLFRGHRVVIPEIFRERMLEELHSAHFGIVKTKSAARGRMWWPGIDGDIERWVASCGACAALRAAPPRASPAPWPRPPRAWFTN; encoded by the exons ATGGCTTATGTCGGATTATTGCCTATTTTCGATTATAAAACATGTGAATGGGCGTTGTTTAAAGGCCGTTTAACGCAGTATTTAAAAGTGAATAACGTGAATGAAGAAAATAAGTGCGCGATCTTGATAACACACTTGTCCGATGACTCGTATAGGTTGGTGCGTAACCTTGCCTACCCAGATTCTGTGGAtgaatatacttataaaaagcTAGTCTTATTACTCGACAATCACTTCAAGCCCAAGAAGTGTACGTACGCGGATAGGGCGAAATTCTATGGAGCATCTAGGCATCCAGGCGAAAATCTAGGAGACTGGGCGGCACGACTTCGTGGTCTAGCAAGCTACTGCGAATTTGGATCTGCTCTGGATACGGTTTTGACCGATCGATTCATCCTCGGCTTGGGGCCAGGTCCCGAACGTGACAAGCTCTTTGAGCAAGGTCCTTCCATTCTCAAGATTGGGCAGGCATTAGAGATGGCAGAGCAGGCCGCCAGCGCGAGGGAGGCGAAGACGATGGTACTACCTAAGTTGGATTACAAAGAGGAGCCCATCTATCGAGCGTCGATGGGAACTGGTGGTGGGCGCGGCCTGAGCGCAGGCCAGGCGGGCGGCGGAACACACGCGCCACTTCGCGACCAGCGCACCGCTACTGGGGAGGGCTCACGATGTGCCGTATGCGGTTTGAAGAACCACTCGTCCAAGAATTGCCGATACAAAAACTATAAATGTCAAAATTGTGGTGTAAAGGGCCACTTAAAAAAGGTTTGCGGAAACAAAAATTCACGCGTTAATAACATAACGTGTGATGAACAAAGTGAAAGTGAGAATGAGGTTTTGTGTTGCCAggaatgtcaaaatttcaatttAAGGTACGTTACGAATAAACCTTTAGAACTTAATCTTGTACTGGGAAAACGTGATATTACGATGGAGTTAGACTCGGGGTCGGGTACGTCAGTAATTTCAGAGCAGATGTATAGGGAATTATTTTCAGACTATAAGTTACAGTATTGTAACATTAGGATGTGTTTGTACAACGGACATAAAATCTCTCCGGAAGGGTATTTTAATATTGAGGCCACATTTAACAAGCAAAGTAAGAGGTTAAAAATCTTCGTCGTTAAAAATGGAGGCCCACCACTTCTTGGCCGCGATTTTATGTCCGCGTTTAATTTGGTCTtaacaactaaaataaatagCATAAGTGATGTACATGATACTATAGATACATTATTGGAACAATATTCTGAATTGTGGTCTGACGAACTTGGCacatttaatagttttaaaattaaattacagttAAAAGAGGATGCTTATCCAAAGTTTTACAAGCCACGTAATGTACCTTTTGCTTTAAAAGATAAAGTGACAGCGGAATTGGATAGACTGGTAGGATTAGGTATATTGGTCCCAGTTAATCACTCTGATTATGCAACACCGATAGTTCCAGTTCTCAAAGAAAATGGGAAGGTAAGAATCGCTGGAGATTACTCAATTacactaaataaagatttagttATAGATAAATACCCCCTACCGAGGATCGAAGAAGTTTTTGCAAAACTTGGGGGcggaaaatattttactaaaattgaCTTAAAGAATGCGTACAATCAGTTTGTATTGGATGACTCATCACAAGATCTGACAACTATAAACACAATGAAGGGACTGTTCAAGTATACTCGTTTAGTATACGGTCTAGCTAACGCGCCAGCAATCTTTCAAAAATCAATGGAAACTATTTTAGCGGGACTCGAGGGTGTTAGTTGTTGGTTAGACGATATTTGCATTACAGGACCTGATGATGTTACCCATATGTCTCGGTTACGTGAAGTTTTACGCAGGTTGAGTGGGGCCGGATTACGGTTACGAAAGGAAAAATGCGAATTTTTCAAGAAAAGTGTAACTTATCTCGGTTACGTAATCGACGAAGCAGGGCTACATACTTGTCCCGACAAGGTAAGGGCTATTATCGACGCGCCGGAGCCAACAAACGTAACGGAGATAAAAAGATTTGTCGGTGTAGTTAATTACTACAGGAATTTCATTCCAAACGCGTCGGTTATAATGAGTCCGTTGTATGACTTACTTCGCGCCGACGTTAATTGGGAGTGGGGTGAGCGCCAGCGGAGCGCGGTGGCGGCCGTGAAGCGCGAGTTGTCATCGGAGCGCGTGCTGACTCATTTCACGCCGGGCGCGCAGCTGGTGCTGGAAGTGGATGCGGGGCCGGCCGGCCTCGGCGCAGTACTCTCGCAGCAGGCACCTGACGGTATCTTGCGTCCGCTGGCATTCGCGTCCAGGTCGTTGACGGCGAGCGAACGAAATTATAGCCAGATCCATAAAGAAGCCACGGCCGTTATATTTGGCGTTAAACGCTTTCATCAATATTTATTTGGAGTGCAAACACCTTTTATACTAAAAACAGATCATAGGCCATTGTTGACTATTTTCGGGAAAAAGAACGGAATTTCTGTAACTGCCGCTTTACGTTTACAAAGATACGCAATTATTCTTTCTGCGTATAATTATACGGTTCAATATATAACCAGTAAAAACAACGTGATTGCAGATTATTTTTCCAGAGCGCCGCTGCCGTCAATGGACAACGAGAGCGAACGAGATAGTGGTCATTCTTTTCTTTTCCTTGACGCAAATATTAAACCAGTTTCCTATGACGACATAAAACAGGCTACCGCTAGCGATAAGGTGTTATGTACGGTGATTAAATATATGAGTCACGGTTGGCCGCGCAAAATAAGTTGCGCTTCAATAAAATCTTACTATCATTGTAAATTAGATTTAGAATTTCATGAGGGTTGTTTGTTTAGAGGGCATAGGGTGGTAATCCCGGAAATTTTCAGGGAGCGTATGTTAGAGGAGTTGCACTCGGCACATTTTGGCATCGTTAAGACCAAAAGCGCGGCACGCGGACGTATGTGGTGGCCGGGCATCGACGGCGACATCGAGCGCTGGGTGGCATCGTGCGGCGCCTGCGCAGCCTTGCGGGCCGCGCCGCCTCGCGCTTCCCCCGCGCCctggccgcgcccgccgcgcgcaTG GTTTACAAATTAA
- the LOC126369330 gene encoding uncharacterized protein LOC126369330 isoform X3 translates to MAYVGLLPIFDYKTCEWALFKGRLTQYLKVNNVNEENKCAILITHLSDDSYRLVRNLAYPDSVDEYTYKKLVLLLDNHFKPKKCTYADRAKFYGASRHPGENLGDWAARLRGLASYCEFGSALDTVLTDRFILGLGPGPERDKLFEQGPSILKIGQALEMAEQAASAREAKTMVLPKLDYKEEPIYRASMGTGGGRGLSAGQAGGGTHAPLRDQRTATGEGSRCAVCGLKNHSSKNCRYKNYKCQNCGVKGHLKKVCGNKNSRVNNITCDEQSESENEVLCCQECQNFNLRFTN, encoded by the exons ATGGCTTATGTCGGATTATTGCCTATTTTCGATTATAAAACATGTGAATGGGCGTTGTTTAAAGGCCGTTTAACGCAGTATTTAAAAGTGAATAACGTGAATGAAGAAAATAAGTGCGCGATCTTGATAACACACTTGTCCGATGACTCGTATAGGTTGGTGCGTAACCTTGCCTACCCAGATTCTGTGGAtgaatatacttataaaaagcTAGTCTTATTACTCGACAATCACTTCAAGCCCAAGAAGTGTACGTACGCGGATAGGGCGAAATTCTATGGAGCATCTAGGCATCCAGGCGAAAATCTAGGAGACTGGGCGGCACGACTTCGTGGTCTAGCAAGCTACTGCGAATTTGGATCTGCTCTGGATACGGTTTTGACCGATCGATTCATCCTCGGCTTGGGGCCAGGTCCCGAACGTGACAAGCTCTTTGAGCAAGGTCCTTCCATTCTCAAGATTGGGCAGGCATTAGAGATGGCAGAGCAGGCCGCCAGCGCGAGGGAGGCGAAGACGATGGTACTACCTAAGTTGGATTACAAAGAGGAGCCCATCTATCGAGCGTCGATGGGAACTGGTGGTGGGCGCGGCCTGAGCGCAGGCCAGGCGGGCGGCGGAACACACGCGCCACTTCGCGACCAGCGCACCGCTACTGGGGAGGGCTCACGATGTGCCGTATGCGGTTTGAAGAACCACTCGTCCAAGAATTGCCGATACAAAAACTATAAATGTCAAAATTGTGGTGTAAAGGGCCACTTAAAAAAGGTTTGCGGAAACAAAAATTCACGCGTTAATAACATAACGTGTGATGAACAAAGTGAAAGTGAGAATGAGGTTTTGTGTTGCCAggaatgtcaaaatttcaatttAAG GTTTACAAATTAA